The genomic interval GCCTCCGTGCCCAGAACCCGCATCAGATTAGAGATTCTTACTgcgagggaaggggagaggagcgTGAGAGgcgaaaacccccccaaaacgcaGGTTTAGAACCCGGCCCTCGCTGTTATACCGACCTTTGGGCTCTGGCGGCGGCATCAGGCCCAGCCGGACTTTCTCCTGCAGCTCCTTCTGGGCCTCTCGCCGAGTCTGGCGCCGTAgtttcttctgctctttcttgGTGAGATAGACGCCCAGGGTGACCGGGGCATCGCTGTCCACTGCGGGAGACACCGTCACGCACCCGCCTCCATCCGCACCGCGAGAGGAgcccgccccgcgccgctgcCTCCCCGTTACCGACCAACCGACCTCCGTGGGTGTTTGGACCAacgcaaaaccacaaaaccaggaTTTTTTTAGAAAAACCAAAATGCTCTGTGGTTGTTTTGCGTCTTTTCATAGAGGCGGGAAGGGCGAAACCAACCTGGCGGGGTTTGCCAGCAATGGGTAAAAGCTGCTGGGAACCACACCTGGTTTTATATTAATGTTCAATTTCCCAGACCAGGGCGGAGCGTCTATTTTCCCAATTTTGCGCCTATTTCCAGAGCTTTCCAACTGATCTTTGCACGATTCTTCACCCCACCAAGCACCAGCTGCTCAGAACCACTTGTGCTTAATTTAATggcaaagaggaggaaaatggGGCCATACCGGGCGGGTTGAGCTGCGCCGGGTGCTCCACGAGGTTCGTGATCCCGAAATATTCGTCTTTCTTGGAAGACGTTCCACCTTTTCTGAAAAATGAACAGAGTTTGGGTCATTGCAAAGCTCCTTTCTGCCCTCCCCTCACCAAAAACGCGACAAAACCAACCACCAAGCCCCAAATGTGCTGCGATGGGAAGGCGGCAATAGAAGCGCTTACAGGTCGAGGCCGTTGGGGATGATGTAGGAGTCCCACCACTCGATCTCGGGGATCTCCCCCTCCTTCAGCTCCTTTTTGGGGGTAATGAGCGCCAGTTTGGTGGAGGTGTGGATCCCCGTCTTCCTGGCCGCCTGAGAAATCTCCGCCTGCAGCTTTTCCAGTTGCGCCTGAGGGAAACGGGGGGAAAACGGCACAAAAAGGGTCActccaaacaagcaaaaccttcAGGAAGAGCACAACGGCGAGACCCCCCGAAATACCTTCGTTCGCAACCTCTGGGCGATTTTCTCAAATTTGCCTTTTTCGTGGAATTTAAAGGTGCGTTTCTGCCGCTGGGCCGGGGTGATGGAGACGCGGGGGTCGAAGTACGTGTTGGACTCCATGTCTTCGGAGGGCTTTTCCTTGAGCTGCTGCTTGAACTGCTCCCTCTTCACGGCGCGGATGTTGGCCTTCAGCGTGGGCATGCGGTGCGTCAGCTCGATCTCTTTGCCGGTGGCGTCGACGGTTCGGCCTTGTTCGTCCAGGATCAGCGGCGTGGGCTTGGTCTGGTCCTTCAGCTCCACTTTCCTGCGGGTGAGACAAAGAGACTCGGAATTAAAACATGGATACGGCGTTAATTCAAAGGAAACGCGAGTCTTATTTCCATGGGATGCACCAAATCATGGAGTCCAAGCGTTAACCCAACCCTGTGACCACCccatgtctctgagaacctcTTCTCTGTCTATTTCAACCtccccagggatggcgactccagcactgccctgggcagctgttccaacacccacagccctttggggagaaatcagcCCAAATTAACAATCTCAACCTCCATTTATCATGAGAACATCCAAGGacgtggctctgagcaacgtggtccggtggagatgtccctgatctggttGGAGATGTTCCTGATCAGTTGGGGATCCCTTGATCTGGTTGGATGTCCCTGATCTACTGAACCTGTTCCTGATCTACTGAACCTGTCCCTGATCTGCTGAACGCGTCCCTGCCCATGACTGGATGCtgtttgaaggtccctccaaacccaaacccttccatgATCCCAGAatcaccattttggttggaaaagcccctcaagatcatcaattccaaccgttcccccaccccagcaccaccccatgccctgagaacctcaACTCCATCTCTAgacccctctagggatggtgactccaccacttcagcCTCTTCCAACACCCAACAACCCTTTTGTGacgaaatcaccccaaatttcccgGCTCGGGTACTCACGGCGGCGCGATGCCCATGGCGTGCAGGTTGGCCAGCCCCACCATGTTGGCGTTGCCGATGAGCCCCGGTTTGAGCGCCAGCTGCGCCTGGATGCGCGCCTGCAGCTCGGCCGCCTTGCGCGCCTTCTCGATGGCGTCGTTCATGAACGTGGCCGCCTGCGAGGGCTGGATGGTGTTGCCGATGGGGAGACGATCCGATTGGGACGAAGAAGAGATTTTGGGCTGTTTGGTAGAAAACAGAGGTTTTGTTACGTGCCTGTTCCGGCGCATTTAGACCAACGTGTCACGGCTGGAGTTTGGGGGGATTTTCCTGCAGGTTGCGGTACCTGTGGTGTGGGGGGACTGATGAAACtcagctgctttttcctctcCTCGATCTGCCGCGTGGCCGCCTCCATCATCTGCTTGATCTGCGCACAGACAATGGGACAGTGAGTTTTAATTCCTTTTAGCAGAAGAAAAGGAGCCCTCAGCGTCCTTCTACAGCTGAAAATGAACGCGAGAAGCTCAGCAAGACCAAAATTCCATCCAAACGTCTCTAATCAACACCCTCCAGCTGCAGAGAAGGCATCGAACACTCTCCACCAGCACCATTTAGTCCAGATTAAGCAAAGAAAACACCCAAACTCGATGTTTTCACGCTCTCATTCACCTAACACACACACAGCAGCGAGCCCTGCGAAGGGAACGTCGGCAACCATCGCAGCAAACAACAAACACGCAAAACCAAGGCGCCTTTTGCTCGCACAGCTCGTTATGTGAATTAAGACAAAGACCACACCACGCTGGGGTTGGAGATCCCGGCCGGGGCGGCTCCGTTTTGGGGCAGAACTCCCAAACAGCCCAGTTTACCCACCTGGAGCTTGGTGAGCATCCCGGGGCTCTCGGAGGGGGGGCCTGGAATGACCTCGGGCTCGTCCTCCACCTCCTCGAAGCGCGGGATGCGCCGCTTCTTGACGCCCGAAGATTCCTTGGACACCTCCGAGTCATCGCCGAACACATCCTGAGGAAGAGACAAGGAGAAAACTGGCTAAGAAACAAAGACCTCCCCTCGCGGGCGTGGTTTTAAGAGGAGGAATCAGCAGGCGGGTCAGATCCGGCACCGTAGGGTCAGCACCACGGTTTGGAATCGAGTTAGGATTAAAACGGAATTAGAATCCACTGGGAAATCCCACGTGGAGCCCCCAGCCCGGTCCCCACAGAGAAGCATCAACGATGATCCGCGCAAGATGAAGGACGGGACACCGCGTCAGAGCCGCCAGCGCTCATGGAGGTGGCCAAAGGTTCTTCGGCACTGAGGAGATTTAAGGTCCCGCTCAGCAACCCGGAGACAGAGAAAGCGGAACATGAGCTGCACTGACTGGGCTAAAGCGGTTCCACAGCTTCATAGAATCGTTTATgggtggaagagactctcaagatcatggagtccaagcatcaccctcccctggcactgaacatgtcctgagaacctcatctctgtgtgttcaacccctccaggatggcgactccagcactgccctgggcagctgttccaacacccacagccctttggggagaaatcaccccaaatttccacctTCAACCTCCTTCCCCATTCTCTTTTCTCCATTCTCTTTTCTCAACTCATTCCAGCTCCTCAGgctctttcttgtcatgaggtgATCCCAACACCTCTGGGGCCGCCatcttgagccctgaggtgattctggcgccatcttgagccctgaggtgattctggcgccatgttgagccctgaggtgatcctggcaccattttgaccctgaggtgattctagcGCCATTTTGAGCCATGAGGTGATGGCCCAAACCACCCCCAGTATTCCCCATTTGTTCTCCCccgtgcccagcacagggacgatCGCCGCCCTGGCCCCGCTGGCCACACGGTGCTGGTACAACCAGGGCGCTGGTGGCCACGTCTCTCGCATTCAGCCACTATCACCCAACGCCCCCAGGTCCTCTTCCAGCCGCGCTTTCCCCGTAGCGTTCacagggttgttgtgactcaagcgCAGGACtcggccttgttaaacctcagacattTGGCCCCTGCCAAGTGCCGCGGGTTTGGTGCCACCGCGCCGCCCCCCACGTCCTCCCCAAAGTGCGGACGGAGCCAGAGACGCCGCGGGTTCCGCGTCCTCGGCGCCTGGTTTGTGTCAGTAAGTCTGTCCGTGTGATCGCAGCGTGTGTCAGGGTGTTATTTGAAAAGAAGATATACACACCGGTTTAAGCGTTAGCCGCAATCCCTTCTTCACTACAACGGTTCGTATCCTACAAGGACATTTCCTCAGCCAGACACGGGCACTTCCCGGAAAACCTACAAGTTCAAGAGAAAGGACTTGCCCATAGTATAAAGTGTGGAAACCATTTTAGTTCCTGACGCTTCCCAAGCAACGACCTCACCCCGAGGAGCCAAGCGAGCGACGGGAGGCCGGGCAGAGCCCAGGAGCCTTCGGGATCGATCGGCTGCGAGATCTCAGCGTCAAAGCACAAATTAAACCCTAAAACCTGCgccggggacacggggctgtgagATCCAACGGTCAGCGGGGCCGGGTCGGAGCCAGAGCGCCACCGATGAGCCCCAGGCAAGGGGAATTACGGAGACGGGGCGGTGGTTTGGCAAGCGGGACGTCGCGGGAATGTCGCAGCCACCGTTGTTCTTGGAGGGGCCAAAGGGTTTTTGGCACTGAGGGGTTTAAGGCCCCGCTCAGCGACTCAGAGAGATGGAAAAAGCCTGAACAGGAGCTGACCTGAACGGTTTTCAtgttgtttgggttggaaaagcctctcaaaatcatggagtccaaccacaacccacccgtgtccccgagaacctcatctgtgtgtatccaacccccccagggatggcgactccagcactgccctgggcagctgttccaacacccacagccctttggggagaaatcaccccaaattaaCAACCTCAACCAAAAAAAGGTTCCGTGGAAGACTCAAATCCTCCCGAGCTACCGGGGCTGCACCCGCTCTGCgggacggaaacgccaccaacgCACCGCGTGTGATGGCAGCCAGACCTCCCCTGCCCGCGGCTGCAGCCCCAGCCGGGCGGCGGATGGGAAACGCACGCGTTTTGGACGGAAAACACCCCAGGAGGCGGAGGGAGCAGCTTCCCAACACACCCGGGAGACCAAGCCCCAGGAGGATGGTTCCGCTCGGAGCTCACAGAGCGCCAAATGAAATCAGAACAAGCACAAGGGGAGGATTTTGAAACTTGAGGGATGAGAAAAGCACAATTCCAGGAGGCGGGAGCGGAGTCGtcaagaggaggagatggaaacgCATTGGGACGCACGTGGCTTCCATTGAGACGAGCGTGTAGTGGGTGAAACGCCAGAGCGCTATTAAATCCCCATGGTAATTAACATCTGGCTACGGCGGGGGGTGCTGGAAATCACCATTCGTTGATTCCGGATGGAAAAGAGAATGGAAAGCCCGCGGTCGCGCAGCACGGAGCCCAACGGGGAGCATCGTAAAACCAGAACGACGGCGAAGAGAACGGAGGAGCGCAGAGACAGAGCCCCCAGGAGCGACCGCGCCGCACAGACCTCGCGGAGATCGGGGCAGGAGCCAAGAACAGCACAGAGAGGAAAAGACAAGGTCGAGAGAACCGAAAGGTGGAGCTTTGCACACTCTGTCGTGGAATAAAGGCTCTTTTCTCTTGAACTTGTAAGAGCTGTACCACTCTGGAAGAGGAAAGCGTGGGGAACATCCGCACGGCCAGCGGAAACGGGAGAGGAGGAGTGAAAAGTAATGGCTAATGGATAATCACTAATGGATAATCACTGATGGATAATCACTGATGGATAATCACTGATGGACAATCACTAGTGGACAATCACTAGTGGACAATCACTAGTGGACAATCACAAATGCACAAACACTAATGGACAATCACAAATGCACAAACACTAATGGATAATCACCTTGAGCTCTCGCTTGCGGTTGCGGTCGCTGTTGGACTTGGAGTGCCGGGAGCTGCGTCCCTCCTCCACCGCCTCGAACAGCTTGTCCACGAAGCGCAGCGTGGAGGTGTCCAGGAACGGCTTCAGGTGGTCTGCAACACACACACGCGTGGGAGTGGGCTCCGCggcccgggggacacgggggacacgggggggacacgggggacgtgGCGTTAGGGGGGGTGCAGCCCCAGCGGGGCCTCCGGACCTGTGGGTCCtgctggcaggaggaggaaacccAGGGACTAAAGAATCCGGGATTTGACTAAAAATATCATAATTAGCGCTCTAACGGTCCAAAAACCATTTAAAAATGGTTAAATGATCATTTTCAATCCCTCTAGAAAAAGAGGCTTTACATGCATTTTTCCTTCCGAGGTTTTTGCACCGTGTTCTGAGGATTTTGCACCAGATTCCGATGCTTTTCCACCATATTCTCAAGACTTGTACCAAACCTTGAGCTTTTTCCCACTTATTCCGAGGTTTTCAGAGCTTACTCTGAACTTTTGTACCACATCCCAAGGTTTTTACACCACACTCGCAAGTTTTTTAACTTATCCCGAGGTTTTTGTACCATATTCTGAAGTTGTGCGACTTATTCTGAGGTTCTGGCACCACATTCCACAGTTTTTGTACCATATTCCGAGGCTTTTCTATCATATTCCAAAGTTTTTCTATCATACCCTGAGTTTTTTGTAACTTATTCTGAGGTTTTTGTAACTTATTTTGAGGTTTAGTACCATTTTCTGGCCTTTCTGAACCTCACTCTGAGGTTCTGTACCATATTCCGAGGTTTTTGGGCCATATTCTGGGCTTTCTGGACCATGTTCCGAGATCTCTGGACCATGTTCCGAGGTTTCTGGACCACGTTCCGAGGTCTCTGGACCATGTTCCGAGGTTTTTGGACCATGTTCCGAGGGCTCTGGACCATGTTCCGAGGTCTCTGGACCATGTTCCGAGGTTTTTGGACCATGTTCCGAGGGCTCTGGACCATGTTCTGAGGTCTCTGGACCATGTCCCACCTCCCAATTTGCCCAAACTCTCCTGAGCCAGAACCCCCTCAAAActtccccattttggggggattttacgGCTTTTACCacaccaacccaacccaacgcaCCCCCCGCGGGAACAACCGTTTAACGGCTCTCACCGGCCGCCTTCTTCTTGTCCATGCCCTTCCCCACGCAGTTGAGCGCGGCCGTCACCACCGTGGGCTCCGAGAAGCCCAGCACGCGCTTCACCGTCTTCTCGATCCAGGGCTTGAGCTCGTCCAGCTCCCGCTTGGACAGCGCcatggcggcggggccggcgccgcTGCCCGCGCGCACCTGCGGGGAACGGCGCGGACACCACGTTAACCGAACCACACACCGGGGGTTCCGCGGGGAAACACCGAACCCCCATGTCCCACCAAACCAGCTCCGCTCTGACCCGCTGCAAACAACGCGAAAATGTTCGGTTTTGGGGGTGCCCTTTTTGAACGTATTTCTGCTCTTTTCCAGTTATTAACGCGCCTCAAGGCGCCAAAGCCCATAATTTATCATTTTGGGAGAAAAACGAGGCAAAAAGCCTTCGAATCAGACACAGAAAACACCTCGACGCTTGCCATTAATTAATCTCATTTCTCTCGGGTCACAAATCACTGTGACCTTCACTGTTACGACAAAGTCCCAGCCGCTCTGTGTTTGCCGCTCAAACTGCCTCAAAATCCAAATTCCTGGCTTTTTGGAGGCAAAAACTTCCCCGTGCTCCTCGTTAGCGCTTCCGCGATAACGATTTAATTACCCGCCCGGGGCTCTTAATCAGCTTAAGAAACCAAGTCGCCCTTATCTGGGAAGAGGTGAAAATCTTCTTAAGGAAACAGGGTCCGCATCGACATTTTCTTCCCCTTGATGGGTTTAATTAAACACAAAACTGATTAAATAACGATTATTGGCCCTAAAATAGGGAAGAGCTTTAAACCATCCCCGACACCCCGTGGCTGCGGGTGATGCACCCACAATGACACCAGCGGGGAGACCAAACCTGGGTAAGGCTTTAAAGGTATATAAAGTGTATATTGAACATATATTCAGGCACTAAAATATAGATAGCGATGCTAAAATAGATACAGAGGCACTAAGCGGTCACTACGGGACTTCTCGGTGGCCAAACCGCTTCCTGCAGGGATTAAACCATTAAAAAATAGAGCTTTTCGGTTTTGCTGCCTAaaattttattcagaaaaataagTTTTCAGGTTCGCTATTTTTGGTTTGAATGAGTTTTGGGCTTCACCGCCCCATTTTGTATTTAACGCGGAGCTCTCAGCTTTGCTGCCCGAACTCTTTATTCCACAGCAGCTCCAGCGCCACCCCGCCCCCGTTTCTAACCCAGTCTCTCCAGCCTCACTGCGGACGTTTCTTTTCAAATTCAGACTTTCCAGCCAGCGTTGCGGGTTTTTAACGAGTTTTGGGCTCCACTCACcgattttttcctttcaaaaccgGAGTTTCCCGCTTCGCTGCCTGATTTATCTCTTTTTTAGAGTTTCCCACCCGCCCCAAACGCGCCGGGGACCCCGCGGTCCTCCCGCCGCTGTGAGGCCCCGGCCGGCCCCACCGACCCCGCTcccccccggcccgcccgttGCTCCCTCAGGCCGCGGAGCAACGAAcgcggccgcggccccggcccctcagCGCCGGCTCAGCCGCGGTGCCCCCGCCCCGCGCAGCCCGCCCCCCGGTGTCCCGTTACCCCCGTATCCCGGCCcggtgtccccgttgtccccgcaCCGCGGCGGCCGCGGCCCCACAGGCCCCGCTCAGCGGCGGCCCCGACGGTGACGGCGCGTCCGGGCGGAAGCGGAAACGCCGGCGCGGGGGATGCCGGGAAGGCGGGCGCGGTCTGTCAGTAAACAAGGGCGTGGCGCGCCGCCGGCACCGCCCCCATCACGTGACCGGCGCCCCCCCACGCCTTTCCCGCGGGCGGGAAGCGCCCTCACGCGCGCGGGGGACCCCGCGCCTCATCACCCGCGATTCACTCGAGCTCAATTAAACCAGCGATTAACAGGAGGGGACTTTATTGTGCCGGGTCCCCCTAGCAGCCCAGCCAGGGGTCCGGCCGCACGGCCCGCGCCAGGAAGCTGATCTTGCGGCCCATCTCGGCGCCGTAGACGCGCCGGCACGCCTCGTACGCctggcgctgccgccgccggcaCGGCTTCTCGTAGTAACGGCGCCGCCGCACCGCGTCCACCAGCCCGTCCTGCGTCAGGATCCTGCGGGGGAGACACGGGCTGAGAGAGGCGCTGGGACACCGCACCCCCGGGACACCGCACCCCCGGCCCCCCGTGGCCTGAAAACCCAGGGATTCGGTTAAAATCGCACGTCGCTTCTGTGTGTGGAACATTTGCAGCGTTACTCTTTCTATCCCCGCAATGGCTCTGGGGTGTGAGGAGGGAACAGCTGCTCCCCCTTCCCTCCAAAGCTCAGACTGGCTCCGGGACCAGCAGTGACAAGGGACACCCGGAGGTCAGCGCACCCGAGGGCAACGAGCGCCCTTGAGCCTCGTTAAGCTTCATTAACTGGGGGTGGGAGCGCAGGgggctcttcctcctccaccaccGGCCACCGACCCCCGGTGAAGCCGCTGCCACGTCCCTGCCGCACTCCTCCTCCTTCTATACAGCTTTAGTTCTGTTAATTAACTTTAGTTTAATCACATCCACATCCGAGGAGGTGCCCGAacgcagcggcggcggcgccagcCCCGGGTGACCCTCCGGGCTTCACAATCCCCAAGCACAGCAAAAGCACCAAAACCGTCCGTTCTGACCCAATTCCCCCGGTCAAACGGAGAAGCCGCCGCGGCTGCACAACCGGGGGGTCCGGAGGTGACCCCAACCAGGACCTAATTACACCCCGTTAATGAGCTCAGCGGTTCATCTTCTCAAGAGCTGAAGGTTGATGGAACCCTCCTGGGACTCAGAGCGGGTGGGTCAGCGGCTCTGGGCTGAGCCCTGGAGGTGCAGGGCCCCCCgggaacccccccaggacccccccggccccacacgctcagcccccgggacccccggccccTCACCGGTTCAGGACGCCGTAAGCCGCCTCCACGTCGCCGTTCTGCACCATGACGGTGCGGCCCACGAAGCGCAGGTGGTTCGCCATGGGCGCTGCGGGACGCGGAGGGTGGGCCGGGACCCCGGGGCGGGCGGACCCGAGCCCCTCACGGCCCTtccccccctccaccccaccccgggcccgccccgcccaagccgccccctccccgcccggagggacccaggaatgccccgcccgccccccgctgTCACACACGTCGGGAGCCCCCGGAGGAGACGCGGCCGCCCCGCTCACCGCCGGAACCGGAAGTGGCTCCCGGCGCTGGGGGTGGGTGGGGCTTTGGGGATGGAGGCGTGGCTGGGGAGTGGAACTCGGCGAGGGGGCGGGGCTTAGGAGTCGTGGGCGGGACTGAGATGTGCGGCGGGGTTTAGGGCTCATGGGCGGGATTCGGGGCGGGGTTTAGGGTTCGTGGGCGGGATTCGGGGTGGGGTTTAGGGTTCGTGGGCGGGCCTTGTGGCGCAGAGGGCGGGGTTCAGGGCTCGTGGGCGCggatgggatgtggggcaggtcagcgggtcaggatgtggggcagggggcggggcctgggggacGTTGGGGGGCGGCTCCGATCCCCCCTCCCCCGCCAGGGGACAAATCCCCCCCCTCAAGTGACAAACGACACCGGCACAGGCGGCCCCGGCCGCTCCCGCGGCGTTTATTGCCCCAGCAGGGCCGAgccgtggggcagccccacggggGGCTGGGGGCCACAGGCACACGGGGGTGGGAACCAGCCCCCCctcccggcccctcccccccagcaaaggcacgtgtccccccgcgtTTTGGGGCTCCCTGGGGGTCTCTGCCCCCCC from Patagioenas fasciata isolate bPatFas1 chromosome 30, bPatFas1.hap1, whole genome shotgun sequence carries:
- the MRPS21 gene encoding small ribosomal subunit protein bS21m, whose product is MANHLRFVGRTVMVQNGDVEAAYGVLNRILTQDGLVDAVRRRRYYEKPCRRRQRQAYEACRRVYGAEMGRKISFLARAVRPDPWLGC
- the PRPF3 gene encoding U4/U6 small nuclear ribonucleoprotein Prp3 is translated as MALSKRELDELKPWIEKTVKRVLGFSEPTVVTAALNCVGKGMDKKKAADHLKPFLDTSTLRFVDKLFEAVEEGRSSRHSKSNSDRNRKRELKDVFGDDSEVSKESSGVKKRRIPRFEEVEDEPEVIPGPPSESPGMLTKLQIKQMMEAATRQIEERKKQLSFISPPTPQPKISSSSQSDRLPIGNTIQPSQAATFMNDAIEKARKAAELQARIQAQLALKPGLIGNANMVGLANLHAMGIAPPKVELKDQTKPTPLILDEQGRTVDATGKEIELTHRMPTLKANIRAVKREQFKQQLKEKPSEDMESNTYFDPRVSITPAQRQKRTFKFHEKGKFEKIAQRLRTKAQLEKLQAEISQAARKTGIHTSTKLALITPKKELKEGEIPEIEWWDSYIIPNGLDLKGGTSSKKDEYFGITNLVEHPAQLNPPVDSDAPVTLGVYLTKKEQKKLRRQTRREAQKELQEKVRLGLMPPPEPKVRISNLMRVLGTEAVQDPTKVEAHVRAQMAKRQKAHEEANAARKLTAEQRKAKKVKKLKEDVSQGVHIAVYRVRNLSNPAKKFKIEANAGQLYLTGVVVLHKDVNVVVVEGGPKAQKKFKRLMLHRIKWDEQTSNTKGEDDEESDEESVKKTNKCSLVWEGTAKERSFGEMKFKQCPTENMAREHFKKHGAEHYWDLALSESVLEGAD